In Musa acuminata AAA Group cultivar baxijiao chromosome BXJ2-3, Cavendish_Baxijiao_AAA, whole genome shotgun sequence, the following proteins share a genomic window:
- the LOC103978070 gene encoding uncharacterized protein LOC103978070: MARSLSLKHPCFALALLYIASSCCEAQDAIQIVARAALCFDNRTVIDNCLTSMGISTNGTANATSNSSTPVPQQDNATASFCSSPCLGEMMLMTSCFDGIMSSFGFYRPGLMQGVQAVFQMACSGGGGNGSSNATLSRVAYGGDVMGEANIGGVLLVPAFMSLLMPVLFISFYLA; encoded by the exons ATGGCTCGTTCTCTCTCACTAAAGCACCCATGTTTTGCCCTTGCGTTGCTTTATATAGCTTCTTCCTGCTGTGAAG CACAGGATGCCATCCAGATTGTTGCAAGAGCTGCTCTTTGTTTCGATAACCGAACT GTGATCGACAACTGCCTGACATCAATGGGAATAAGCACCAATGGAACTGCGAACGCAACGTCGAATTCATCCACACCTGTGCCTCAACAGGACAACGCCACCGCCAGCTTCTGCAGCTCCCCATGCTTAGGCGAAATGATGCTTATGACCAGCTGCTTTGATGGCATAATGTCCAGCTTCGGATTCTACAGGCCGGGACTGATGCAAGGAGTGCAAGCCGTATTTCAAATGGCGTGCAGTGGTGGAGGAGGAAATGGCAGCAGCAACGCCACTCTGAGTCGTGTTGCTTATGGAG GTGATGTGATGGGAGAGGCAAACATTGGAGGTGTGCTGCTTGTGCCAGcattcatgtcacttctcatgccTGTGCTCTTCATCTCCTTTTACTTAGCATGA